In one window of Selenomonadales bacterium DNA:
- a CDS encoding carbohydrate kinase, which translates to MQSQLNQLIDNIQQKKILIIGDMVADVYLHGEIERISREAPVLVLQYDKERIIPGGATNVVHNAATMGGKVWPIGLLDHGKEGTYLREMLAKKGVVVDGFLSEEGRPTVTKTRIIAGGQATVSQQVVRIDRGSTAPIEESTEQAILAYLADVLPEMDGVVMSDYGSGTITPKVRDYILTECRSRGIVSIVDSRYDIGSYKHVHYVKQNEAEASDATGIAIKDEQTLLKAGAVLLEKIEADGILISRGADGMSLFLADGDVHHIPVTNVSEVFDVSGAGDTVVAVMILALAAGEDPLLAAQAANLAAGIAVRKLGTATVSADELRKAARDYYAG; encoded by the coding sequence ACAGAAAAAAATACTCATCATCGGTGATATGGTTGCCGATGTGTATCTCCATGGTGAGATCGAACGCATCTCTCGTGAAGCACCTGTCTTGGTGCTTCAGTATGATAAAGAGCGCATCATTCCCGGCGGTGCAACGAACGTCGTGCACAATGCGGCAACGATGGGCGGTAAGGTATGGCCGATCGGTCTTTTAGACCATGGCAAAGAAGGCACATACCTTCGTGAGATGCTCGCGAAAAAAGGTGTCGTCGTTGACGGCTTTCTCTCGGAAGAAGGCCGTCCGACGGTGACGAAAACGCGCATCATTGCGGGCGGGCAAGCCACCGTCAGCCAACAAGTCGTCCGCATCGACCGTGGCAGCACGGCGCCGATAGAAGAGAGCACCGAGCAGGCGATCCTTGCGTATCTGGCAGACGTACTGCCTGAGATGGACGGCGTTGTCATGAGCGACTATGGCAGCGGTACGATCACGCCGAAAGTGCGTGACTATATCCTCACAGAATGTCGCAGCCGCGGTATCGTATCCATCGTCGACTCGCGCTATGATATCGGCAGCTACAAGCATGTCCATTATGTCAAACAGAACGAAGCTGAAGCCTCCGATGCAACAGGCATTGCCATCAAAGACGAACAAACGCTTCTCAAAGCAGGTGCTGTTCTTCTTGAGAAGATCGAAGCAGACGGCATACTCATCTCGCGTGGTGCAGACGGCATGAGCCTTTTCCTCGCAGACGGTGATGTTCATCATATCCCCGTCACCAACGTCAGCGAAGTATTCGACGTATCGGGTGCGGGGGATACTGTCGTAGCCGTTATGATCCTTGCACTTGCCGCAGGCGAAGATCCGCTTCTCGCGGCACAGGCGGCGAACCTGGCGGCAGGCATCGCTGTACGCAAACTCGGCACGGCGACCGTATCGGCAGACGAACTTCGAAAAGCAGCGAGGGATTATTATGCTGGTTGA